A DNA window from Akkermansiaceae bacterium contains the following coding sequences:
- a CDS encoding acyl-CoA dehydrogenase family protein gives MSSIIDTSKMSEGQRAALEMAEASRDSRELSGFAASLFDGAPEFGRIFPFPVQGQQDRDEGDAFISKMKAFLDTKTDPDAIDREGEIPDEVLEGLASMGAFGIKIPKEYGGLGLSQTNYSRTAMLLGGHCGNLTALLSAHQSIGLPQPLLMFGNEAQKRKYLTRCAAGSISAFALTEKDVGSDPARMKTEAKLSSDGTHYTLTGEKLWCTNGLKADAIIVMARTPLPDKPQATSAFIVEKDWPGVEIVTRCHFMGLKALYNGVIRFTDVKVPVENLVGEAGKGLKIALTTLNTGRLTLPAACVGLLNRCLEMVLPWSREREQWGQPIGKHAAIAGKLADLAADAFATESLVLYTSALVDADHSADIRLEAALAKLWGTEAGWRGADATLQIKGGRGYETADSLRNRGEAPDPVERLFRDCRINTIFEGSTEIMHLFIAREALDPHLRRGAAALDTRKPMGERVKTALKAGIFYAGWYPLRWLPIPAGGADLGPIPSLSRKLARTLFHSMARYGPTLEKRQLLLGRLVDIGAELFAMSVSVARARVLGDEDSRRLAGYIIRRGERRVRNLFADIGGAPDDAGYRVAKRLLEK, from the coding sequence ATGAGCTCGATCATCGACACATCAAAGATGTCCGAAGGCCAGCGCGCGGCGTTGGAGATGGCGGAGGCATCACGGGATTCCCGGGAACTCAGCGGCTTCGCCGCATCCCTGTTCGACGGGGCTCCGGAGTTCGGCAGGATCTTTCCGTTCCCGGTGCAGGGCCAGCAGGACAGGGATGAAGGGGATGCCTTCATTTCAAAGATGAAGGCATTCCTAGACACGAAGACGGATCCGGACGCGATCGACCGCGAAGGTGAGATCCCGGATGAAGTACTGGAGGGCCTGGCATCCATGGGTGCCTTCGGCATCAAGATCCCGAAGGAGTATGGCGGGCTGGGACTTTCCCAGACGAACTACTCGCGCACCGCCATGCTGCTGGGCGGCCACTGCGGGAACCTCACCGCGCTGCTGTCCGCCCACCAATCCATCGGTCTGCCGCAACCGTTGCTCATGTTCGGAAATGAGGCGCAGAAAAGGAAATATCTCACCCGCTGTGCGGCGGGATCCATCTCGGCGTTCGCCTTGACGGAGAAAGATGTCGGTTCCGATCCGGCCCGCATGAAGACGGAGGCGAAGCTGTCCTCGGACGGCACCCACTACACTCTGACCGGAGAGAAGCTGTGGTGCACCAACGGCCTCAAGGCGGACGCCATCATCGTGATGGCGCGAACACCTCTGCCTGACAAGCCGCAGGCGACCTCCGCTTTCATCGTGGAGAAGGATTGGCCGGGAGTGGAGATCGTGACCCGCTGCCACTTCATGGGATTGAAGGCCCTCTACAATGGCGTCATCCGCTTCACCGACGTGAAGGTGCCGGTGGAGAATCTGGTGGGGGAGGCGGGCAAGGGTCTCAAGATCGCGCTCACCACCCTCAATACCGGACGCCTCACTTTGCCCGCCGCCTGTGTCGGCCTGCTCAATCGCTGTCTGGAAATGGTGCTGCCATGGTCCCGCGAACGCGAGCAATGGGGCCAGCCGATCGGGAAGCACGCGGCCATCGCCGGCAAGCTTGCCGATCTGGCGGCGGATGCTTTCGCCACGGAATCGCTCGTTCTCTACACATCCGCGCTGGTGGATGCGGATCACTCCGCGGACATCCGCCTGGAGGCGGCGTTGGCGAAGCTGTGGGGCACGGAGGCCGGATGGCGTGGTGCGGATGCGACGCTCCAGATCAAGGGCGGCAGGGGATATGAAACGGCGGACTCGTTGCGCAACCGCGGTGAGGCTCCGGATCCCGTGGAGCGTCTGTTCCGGGACTGCCGCATCAATACCATCTTCGAAGGCTCCACGGAGATCATGCACCTGTTCATCGCCCGTGAGGCGCTGGATCCCCATCTGCGGCGGGGAGCCGCCGCCCTCGATACCCGTAAGCCCATGGGTGAACGCGTGAAGACCGCTCTCAAGGCGGGTATCTTCTACGCCGGATGGTATCCGCTGCGATGGCTCCCCATTCCGGCAGGAGGTGCGGATCTCGGGCCGATACCTTCCCTCAGCCGGAAGCTGGCACGGACGCTGTTCCACTCCATGGCGCGATATGGACCGACGCTGGAGAAACGCCAACTTCTGCTCGGGCGCTTGGTGGACATCGGCGCGGAGCTGTTCGCGATGAGTGTCTCCGTGGCGCGTGCAAGGGTACTGGGAGATGAGGACTCCCGGCGGTTGGCCGGTTACATCATCCGCCGGGGTGAAAGGCGTGTCCGGAATCTCTTCGCAGATATTGGCGGCGCTCCGGATGATGCCGGCTATCGCGTGGCGAAGCGTCTTCTGGAAAAATGA